One region of Vitis vinifera cultivar Pinot Noir 40024 chromosome 1, ASM3070453v1 genomic DNA includes:
- the LOC100267769 gene encoding uncharacterized protein LOC100267769 isoform X1, translating into MAFRLSSGDVTGFKVLFSMAIMYGLMAVLVYSIVHMHFITPLGIDAPLDRFSEGRALQHLRVLSQEIGSRQEGSPGLKEAARYIKAQLEVLKERAGSNIRIEIEETIVDGSFNMIFLGYSISLGYRNHTNVIMRISSVNSQETDPSVLLNGHFDSPLGSPGAGDCGSCVASMLEMARLTVDSGWVPPRPIIFLFNGAEELFLLGAHGFMKTHKWSDTIGAFINIEASGTGGLDLVCQSGPGSWPSLVYAQSAVYPMAHSAAQDVFPVIPGDTDYRIFAEDYGDIPGLDIIFLLGGYFYHTSYDTMERLLPGSIQARGENLLSITRAFANSSKLLNAHERESLKVAANEPKDERAVFFDYLSWFMIFYSRRAAVVLHTIPIAIFLLMPFLLFVLNIGKRTWFSTFYDFFKGLLLHTIGVVLAVVVPIVFAILRLLFSNHAMSWFARPYLAFMMFIPCSLVGVLIPRVVWRSVPLTHGVSRLQASKEGLSDDPRFWGVFGFYALLTLAYLVAGLSGGFLTFSLSVSMLAAWISFHFAVKLFDCQSLRSAMCYVLPLIPCITYSVYFGGFLAQFLIEKMGMMGSIPPPYGYFIPDIIVAAVIGLVTSWCVGPLIPICGHWLARSSILKFLLQLSVLALALSSQFFPYSIAAPKRVVFQHTFLTADASRVVGSSYDFSVVDSNSLPFLFEHAPEVAKELNMGSELSFKATKDSPRQTWMVLFPVSFLFSGSLKFPARSDDMLKHYSSFPHLSAYKPHTLYDGGSRRVHLEFYLGSLEEVWVSVLNITGPLSSWSFADNVLPAPESRGGGPLSYICRLSGASHENWTFWLEASSSEEIRVEVAVLDQYMVDAAKKLKGLFPSWVDVTAYSSFLSSYVF; encoded by the exons ATGGCGTTCAGGCTCAGCTCCGGTGACGTCACCGGGTTCAAGGTATTGTTCTCCATGGCGATTATGTACGGACTAATGGCTGTGCTGGTCTATTCCATTGTCCACATGCATTTCATCACGCCCCTGGGGATCGATGCCCCTCTCGATCGCTTCTCTGAGGGAAGAGCTCTCCAACACCTCCGAGTGTTGTCCCAGGAGATTGGCAGCCGCCAA GAAGGGAGTCCGGGTTTGAAAGAAGCTGCTCGGTATATTAAAGCACAATTGGAAGTGTTGAAGGAGAGAGCTGGTTCCAATATTAG GATTGAGATTGAGGAAACTATTGTTGATGGCTCCTTCAACATGATATTTTTAGGATATAGCATATCTTTGGGGTATAGAAATCATACAAATGTTATCATGAG GATATCATCTGTAAATTCGCAAGAGACTGATCCATCAGTTTTATTGAATGGCCATTTTGATAGTCCGCTTGGTTCTCCGGGTGCTGGTGATTGTGGTTCATGTGTTG CATCAATGCTTGAAATGGCAAGACTTACTGTTGACTCTGGCTGGGTCCCCCCTCGtcccattatttttctttttaatggcGCTGAAGAACTTTTTCTGTTG GGTGCACATGGATTCATGAAGACACATAAATGGAGTGATACAATTGGagcttttataaatattgaagCATCTGGGACGGGAGGTCTTG ATTTAGTCTGCCAATCTGGACCTGGGTCTTGGCCTTCCCTTGTATATGCTCAGTCTGCAGTATACCCCATGGCACATAGTGCAGCTCAG GATGTTTTCCCTGTGATTCCTGGAGATACAGATTATAGAATATTTGCTGAAGATTATGGTGACATTCCTGGGCTAGATATTATCTTTCTTCTTGGTGGTTATTTTTATCATACCTCCTATGATACAATGGAGAGACTATT ACCTGGAAGCATTCAAGCGCGTGGAGAAAATTTGTTAAGCATAACAAGGGCCTTTGCTAATTCCTCTAAGTTATTGAATGCTCATGAACGAGAATCTCTTAAAGTTGCTGCCAATGAACCCAAGGATGAGCGAGCTGTTTTCTTTGATTATTTATCATGGTTCATG atatTCTACTCAAGAAGGGCAGCTGTGGTGCTTCATACTATTCCAATTGCTATCTTCCTTCTTATGCCATTTCTTCTGTTTGTATTGAATATCGGAAAACGTACTTGGTTTTCAACATTCTATGACTTTTTTAAAG GATTACTGCTCCATACTATTGGAGTTGTGCTGGCAGTTGTCGTTCCAATTGTCTTTGCTATCCTGAGATTGTTGTTTTCTAATCATGCAATGAGCTG GTTTGCTCGCCCTTACCTTGCTTTCATGATGTTTATTCCCTGCTCACTTGTTGGTGTTTTGATTCCAAGAGTTGTTTGGAGAAGTGTTCCCCTCACACATGGTGTTTCACGTCTTCAAGCATCAAAGGAG GGACTATCTGATGATCCAAGGTTCTGGGGGGTGTTTGGGTTTTATGCTCTGTTGACCTTG GCCTATCTTGTAGCTGGATTGAGTGGAGGTTTCTTGACTTTTTCTCTGTCAGTTTCTATGCTTGCTGCATGGATCTCATTTCACTTTGCAGTCAAGCTTTTTGATTGTCAATCACTTAG ATCAGCAATGTGCTACGTGTTACCTCTAATACCCTGCATCACGTACTCTGTCTACTTTGGTGGGTTTCTTGCCCAATTCTTGATTGAGAAGATGGGTATGATGGGTTCTATCCCACCCCCCTATG GATATTTCATTCCGGATATTATAGTGGCAGCAGTAATAGGATTAGTAACCAGTTGGTGTGTGGGCCCGCTAATACCTATTTGTGGTCACTGGCTTGCCAGATCATCCATCTTGAAATTCTTGTTGCAGCTTAGTGTGCTTGCCTTGGCTCTGTCATCGCAGTTCTTTCCTTATAGCATTGCTGCTCCTAAGAGGGTTGTTTTTCAGCATACATTCCTAACTGCAG ATGCAAGTCGGGTAGTAGGCTCCAGTTATGATTTTTCTGTGGTTGATTCCAATTCTTTGCCTTTTCTTTTTGAACATGCCCCCGAAGTGGCAAAGGAACTAAACATGGGTTCAGAGTTGTCATTTAAAGCCACTAAGGACTCTCCTCGACAGACTTGGATG GTGCTCTTTCCAGtatctttcttattttcagGAAGCTTGAAGTTCCCTGCAAGAAGTGATGATATGTTGAAACACTACAGCTCTTTTCCCCATTTGTCTGCTTATAAGCCACATACGCTTTATGATGGGGGATCTCGTAGGGTTCATTTAGAATTTTACTTAGG TTCTTTAGAGGAGGTTTGGGTTTCAGTCCTTAACATTACTGGTCCTTTATCCAGTTGGTCATTTGCAGATAATGTACTTCCTG CTCCTGAATCACGTGGTGGTGGTCCACTTTCATACATTTGTAGACTCAGTGGAGCTAGCCATGAGAATTGGACCTTCTGGTTGGAG GCTAGCAGTTCTGAAGAGATAAGGGTGGAAGTTGCTGTATTAGATCAATATATGGTGGATGCAGCAAAGAAGTTAAAGGGCCTTTTTCCGAGCTGGGTGGATGTTACTGCTTATTCAAGCTTTTTGTCTAGTTATGTCTTCTAA
- the LOC100267769 gene encoding uncharacterized protein LOC100267769 isoform X3: MIFLGYSISLGYRNHTNVIMRISSVNSQETDPSVLLNGHFDSPLGSPGAGDCGSCVASMLEMARLTVDSGWVPPRPIIFLFNGAEELFLLGAHGFMKTHKWSDTIGAFINIEASGTGGLDLVCQSGPGSWPSLVYAQSAVYPMAHSAAQDVFPVIPGDTDYRIFAEDYGDIPGLDIIFLLGGYFYHTSYDTMERLLPGSIQARGENLLSITRAFANSSKLLNAHERESLKVAANEPKDERAVFFDYLSWFMIFYSRRAAVVLHTIPIAIFLLMPFLLFVLNIGKRTWFSTFYDFFKGLLLHTIGVVLAVVVPIVFAILRLLFSNHAMSWFARPYLAFMMFIPCSLVGVLIPRVVWRSVPLTHGVSRLQASKEGLSDDPRFWGVFGFYALLTLAYLVAGLSGGFLTFSLSVSMLAAWISFHFAVKLFDCQSLRSAMCYVLPLIPCITYSVYFGGFLAQFLIEKMGMMGSIPPPYGYFIPDIIVAAVIGLVTSWCVGPLIPICGHWLARSSILKFLLQLSVLALALSSQFFPYSIAAPKRVVFQHTFLTADASRVVGSSYDFSVVDSNSLPFLFEHAPEVAKELNMGSELSFKATKDSPRQTWMVLFPVSFLFSGSLKFPARSDDMLKHYSSFPHLSAYKPHTLYDGGSRRVHLEFYLGSLEEVWVSVLNITGPLSSWSFADNVLPAPESRGGGPLSYICRLSGASHENWTFWLEASSSEEIRVEVAVLDQYMVDAAKKLKGLFPSWVDVTAYSSFLSSYVF, translated from the exons ATGATATTTTTAGGATATAGCATATCTTTGGGGTATAGAAATCATACAAATGTTATCATGAG GATATCATCTGTAAATTCGCAAGAGACTGATCCATCAGTTTTATTGAATGGCCATTTTGATAGTCCGCTTGGTTCTCCGGGTGCTGGTGATTGTGGTTCATGTGTTG CATCAATGCTTGAAATGGCAAGACTTACTGTTGACTCTGGCTGGGTCCCCCCTCGtcccattatttttctttttaatggcGCTGAAGAACTTTTTCTGTTG GGTGCACATGGATTCATGAAGACACATAAATGGAGTGATACAATTGGagcttttataaatattgaagCATCTGGGACGGGAGGTCTTG ATTTAGTCTGCCAATCTGGACCTGGGTCTTGGCCTTCCCTTGTATATGCTCAGTCTGCAGTATACCCCATGGCACATAGTGCAGCTCAG GATGTTTTCCCTGTGATTCCTGGAGATACAGATTATAGAATATTTGCTGAAGATTATGGTGACATTCCTGGGCTAGATATTATCTTTCTTCTTGGTGGTTATTTTTATCATACCTCCTATGATACAATGGAGAGACTATT ACCTGGAAGCATTCAAGCGCGTGGAGAAAATTTGTTAAGCATAACAAGGGCCTTTGCTAATTCCTCTAAGTTATTGAATGCTCATGAACGAGAATCTCTTAAAGTTGCTGCCAATGAACCCAAGGATGAGCGAGCTGTTTTCTTTGATTATTTATCATGGTTCATG atatTCTACTCAAGAAGGGCAGCTGTGGTGCTTCATACTATTCCAATTGCTATCTTCCTTCTTATGCCATTTCTTCTGTTTGTATTGAATATCGGAAAACGTACTTGGTTTTCAACATTCTATGACTTTTTTAAAG GATTACTGCTCCATACTATTGGAGTTGTGCTGGCAGTTGTCGTTCCAATTGTCTTTGCTATCCTGAGATTGTTGTTTTCTAATCATGCAATGAGCTG GTTTGCTCGCCCTTACCTTGCTTTCATGATGTTTATTCCCTGCTCACTTGTTGGTGTTTTGATTCCAAGAGTTGTTTGGAGAAGTGTTCCCCTCACACATGGTGTTTCACGTCTTCAAGCATCAAAGGAG GGACTATCTGATGATCCAAGGTTCTGGGGGGTGTTTGGGTTTTATGCTCTGTTGACCTTG GCCTATCTTGTAGCTGGATTGAGTGGAGGTTTCTTGACTTTTTCTCTGTCAGTTTCTATGCTTGCTGCATGGATCTCATTTCACTTTGCAGTCAAGCTTTTTGATTGTCAATCACTTAG ATCAGCAATGTGCTACGTGTTACCTCTAATACCCTGCATCACGTACTCTGTCTACTTTGGTGGGTTTCTTGCCCAATTCTTGATTGAGAAGATGGGTATGATGGGTTCTATCCCACCCCCCTATG GATATTTCATTCCGGATATTATAGTGGCAGCAGTAATAGGATTAGTAACCAGTTGGTGTGTGGGCCCGCTAATACCTATTTGTGGTCACTGGCTTGCCAGATCATCCATCTTGAAATTCTTGTTGCAGCTTAGTGTGCTTGCCTTGGCTCTGTCATCGCAGTTCTTTCCTTATAGCATTGCTGCTCCTAAGAGGGTTGTTTTTCAGCATACATTCCTAACTGCAG ATGCAAGTCGGGTAGTAGGCTCCAGTTATGATTTTTCTGTGGTTGATTCCAATTCTTTGCCTTTTCTTTTTGAACATGCCCCCGAAGTGGCAAAGGAACTAAACATGGGTTCAGAGTTGTCATTTAAAGCCACTAAGGACTCTCCTCGACAGACTTGGATG GTGCTCTTTCCAGtatctttcttattttcagGAAGCTTGAAGTTCCCTGCAAGAAGTGATGATATGTTGAAACACTACAGCTCTTTTCCCCATTTGTCTGCTTATAAGCCACATACGCTTTATGATGGGGGATCTCGTAGGGTTCATTTAGAATTTTACTTAGG TTCTTTAGAGGAGGTTTGGGTTTCAGTCCTTAACATTACTGGTCCTTTATCCAGTTGGTCATTTGCAGATAATGTACTTCCTG CTCCTGAATCACGTGGTGGTGGTCCACTTTCATACATTTGTAGACTCAGTGGAGCTAGCCATGAGAATTGGACCTTCTGGTTGGAG GCTAGCAGTTCTGAAGAGATAAGGGTGGAAGTTGCTGTATTAGATCAATATATGGTGGATGCAGCAAAGAAGTTAAAGGGCCTTTTTCCGAGCTGGGTGGATGTTACTGCTTATTCAAGCTTTTTGTCTAGTTATGTCTTCTAA
- the LOC100267769 gene encoding uncharacterized protein LOC100267769 isoform X2 yields MAFRLSSGDVTGFKVLFSMAIMYGLMAVLVYSIVHMHFITPLGIDAPLDRFSEGRALQHLRVLSQEIGSRQEGSPGLKEAARYIKAQLEVLKERAGSNIRISSVNSQETDPSVLLNGHFDSPLGSPGAGDCGSCVASMLEMARLTVDSGWVPPRPIIFLFNGAEELFLLGAHGFMKTHKWSDTIGAFINIEASGTGGLDLVCQSGPGSWPSLVYAQSAVYPMAHSAAQDVFPVIPGDTDYRIFAEDYGDIPGLDIIFLLGGYFYHTSYDTMERLLPGSIQARGENLLSITRAFANSSKLLNAHERESLKVAANEPKDERAVFFDYLSWFMIFYSRRAAVVLHTIPIAIFLLMPFLLFVLNIGKRTWFSTFYDFFKGLLLHTIGVVLAVVVPIVFAILRLLFSNHAMSWFARPYLAFMMFIPCSLVGVLIPRVVWRSVPLTHGVSRLQASKEGLSDDPRFWGVFGFYALLTLAYLVAGLSGGFLTFSLSVSMLAAWISFHFAVKLFDCQSLRSAMCYVLPLIPCITYSVYFGGFLAQFLIEKMGMMGSIPPPYGYFIPDIIVAAVIGLVTSWCVGPLIPICGHWLARSSILKFLLQLSVLALALSSQFFPYSIAAPKRVVFQHTFLTADASRVVGSSYDFSVVDSNSLPFLFEHAPEVAKELNMGSELSFKATKDSPRQTWMVLFPVSFLFSGSLKFPARSDDMLKHYSSFPHLSAYKPHTLYDGGSRRVHLEFYLGSLEEVWVSVLNITGPLSSWSFADNVLPAPESRGGGPLSYICRLSGASHENWTFWLEASSSEEIRVEVAVLDQYMVDAAKKLKGLFPSWVDVTAYSSFLSSYVF; encoded by the exons ATGGCGTTCAGGCTCAGCTCCGGTGACGTCACCGGGTTCAAGGTATTGTTCTCCATGGCGATTATGTACGGACTAATGGCTGTGCTGGTCTATTCCATTGTCCACATGCATTTCATCACGCCCCTGGGGATCGATGCCCCTCTCGATCGCTTCTCTGAGGGAAGAGCTCTCCAACACCTCCGAGTGTTGTCCCAGGAGATTGGCAGCCGCCAA GAAGGGAGTCCGGGTTTGAAAGAAGCTGCTCGGTATATTAAAGCACAATTGGAAGTGTTGAAGGAGAGAGCTGGTTCCAATATTAG GATATCATCTGTAAATTCGCAAGAGACTGATCCATCAGTTTTATTGAATGGCCATTTTGATAGTCCGCTTGGTTCTCCGGGTGCTGGTGATTGTGGTTCATGTGTTG CATCAATGCTTGAAATGGCAAGACTTACTGTTGACTCTGGCTGGGTCCCCCCTCGtcccattatttttctttttaatggcGCTGAAGAACTTTTTCTGTTG GGTGCACATGGATTCATGAAGACACATAAATGGAGTGATACAATTGGagcttttataaatattgaagCATCTGGGACGGGAGGTCTTG ATTTAGTCTGCCAATCTGGACCTGGGTCTTGGCCTTCCCTTGTATATGCTCAGTCTGCAGTATACCCCATGGCACATAGTGCAGCTCAG GATGTTTTCCCTGTGATTCCTGGAGATACAGATTATAGAATATTTGCTGAAGATTATGGTGACATTCCTGGGCTAGATATTATCTTTCTTCTTGGTGGTTATTTTTATCATACCTCCTATGATACAATGGAGAGACTATT ACCTGGAAGCATTCAAGCGCGTGGAGAAAATTTGTTAAGCATAACAAGGGCCTTTGCTAATTCCTCTAAGTTATTGAATGCTCATGAACGAGAATCTCTTAAAGTTGCTGCCAATGAACCCAAGGATGAGCGAGCTGTTTTCTTTGATTATTTATCATGGTTCATG atatTCTACTCAAGAAGGGCAGCTGTGGTGCTTCATACTATTCCAATTGCTATCTTCCTTCTTATGCCATTTCTTCTGTTTGTATTGAATATCGGAAAACGTACTTGGTTTTCAACATTCTATGACTTTTTTAAAG GATTACTGCTCCATACTATTGGAGTTGTGCTGGCAGTTGTCGTTCCAATTGTCTTTGCTATCCTGAGATTGTTGTTTTCTAATCATGCAATGAGCTG GTTTGCTCGCCCTTACCTTGCTTTCATGATGTTTATTCCCTGCTCACTTGTTGGTGTTTTGATTCCAAGAGTTGTTTGGAGAAGTGTTCCCCTCACACATGGTGTTTCACGTCTTCAAGCATCAAAGGAG GGACTATCTGATGATCCAAGGTTCTGGGGGGTGTTTGGGTTTTATGCTCTGTTGACCTTG GCCTATCTTGTAGCTGGATTGAGTGGAGGTTTCTTGACTTTTTCTCTGTCAGTTTCTATGCTTGCTGCATGGATCTCATTTCACTTTGCAGTCAAGCTTTTTGATTGTCAATCACTTAG ATCAGCAATGTGCTACGTGTTACCTCTAATACCCTGCATCACGTACTCTGTCTACTTTGGTGGGTTTCTTGCCCAATTCTTGATTGAGAAGATGGGTATGATGGGTTCTATCCCACCCCCCTATG GATATTTCATTCCGGATATTATAGTGGCAGCAGTAATAGGATTAGTAACCAGTTGGTGTGTGGGCCCGCTAATACCTATTTGTGGTCACTGGCTTGCCAGATCATCCATCTTGAAATTCTTGTTGCAGCTTAGTGTGCTTGCCTTGGCTCTGTCATCGCAGTTCTTTCCTTATAGCATTGCTGCTCCTAAGAGGGTTGTTTTTCAGCATACATTCCTAACTGCAG ATGCAAGTCGGGTAGTAGGCTCCAGTTATGATTTTTCTGTGGTTGATTCCAATTCTTTGCCTTTTCTTTTTGAACATGCCCCCGAAGTGGCAAAGGAACTAAACATGGGTTCAGAGTTGTCATTTAAAGCCACTAAGGACTCTCCTCGACAGACTTGGATG GTGCTCTTTCCAGtatctttcttattttcagGAAGCTTGAAGTTCCCTGCAAGAAGTGATGATATGTTGAAACACTACAGCTCTTTTCCCCATTTGTCTGCTTATAAGCCACATACGCTTTATGATGGGGGATCTCGTAGGGTTCATTTAGAATTTTACTTAGG TTCTTTAGAGGAGGTTTGGGTTTCAGTCCTTAACATTACTGGTCCTTTATCCAGTTGGTCATTTGCAGATAATGTACTTCCTG CTCCTGAATCACGTGGTGGTGGTCCACTTTCATACATTTGTAGACTCAGTGGAGCTAGCCATGAGAATTGGACCTTCTGGTTGGAG GCTAGCAGTTCTGAAGAGATAAGGGTGGAAGTTGCTGTATTAGATCAATATATGGTGGATGCAGCAAAGAAGTTAAAGGGCCTTTTTCCGAGCTGGGTGGATGTTACTGCTTATTCAAGCTTTTTGTCTAGTTATGTCTTCTAA